The DNA window ataataatttaaaataaataatatattaatactttggatattaaagaaaaagtgaaataatatttaaatcacCAAACCGAAAATGCCTTTAATATTCTTTACCGTACACAACCGATACAACGATACATTAGTAGCCTTATGCACAATAGCCAATAAAAGGAAGAGACCCCCATGTGATTGTACTCAATAAAGTTCAGTCAAAGAAGGATgatcatttaattcattaatgtGTCCCCTTCCAAAAGAGAAaggaatttgtttttataaaatttccattaatttatatgtttttttttccttattatGAGCTTGATTCTTACCTAAAAcgatttaaataaaagtaaaagtaatAAACGTAGGTGTCAAACGAGCTTTTTAcgttcaaaaaaatatatttaatttattttttctcattgattttcttttctaagAATCTCTCATTGTCTATGTATATAGACTACAGTACCTTTTTTCCATCTAGGTTACATGTCCAAGTTCCAaccaataaaaacaaattataaaaaatatatggttaaacactgaattataaattgaaatcaaaacatgtaatatacacaaaatgtgacaatttgatattttttattttactttttttaaccGGGATTTATTATACGAAAGAGGTTAGTAACACATACATCACACTCCAATTAAGACGTTCTTGGTATTAATCAAACTTGTGATAATATTTGatacattaaataattgttttcatTTGAGCTTCATTGGAAGATTATAAACTTATATActaaaatgatgaaatatgtttCCGAGAAAAAAACAAGCCAGAATGACCCTCCTCGGAAGAAAGAGCTAAGGTAACAGGACTAACGGCACCTTCTTGAACAGTTAACAAGCCCGCATAGCTATTTGTCTTGACATAGCCAGGGCACACACTATTGATCATGAAGTTGTTGGGGTGTCTCTTGGCCATGATCCTCGTGTATGCGTTCATGGCTGCCTTCGATAATGTGTACGCTGAAAGATAACTCGGCCACCCTTTAGCTTCTAATAAATCCGCCTCAAAATCCCTTAGGAATTCCCTTAACACTTCGTCTACTCTCTCCTCGCTAAGGTTTTCTTCATCGCCCAAAATCCCTATCGCCCATTCGTTAGACACGAACTGAGAAAAATATAAggctaaaatataaatatatatatagacttttGCAACTTAATATGTAACATATTAATACATTAGTGAATAATGTTGTACCTGTAACTTGCCGGCTGTGGAGGAAACATTAACTATTCTTGGTGAATTTGAGAGGTGGAGAAAGGGGATAAGAGCTTCTATTGTTCTTTTTACTCCATAATAATTTGTCTCCAAGCATTTTATTGCCATCTCATAAGTTTGAGACATGTAATCTTTCCAATTAATTTCTACTCCTTCCTATAAGTTCGAGTTAGATTAtagtttgaaatattaaaaaacgtTAAAACTTGTACCAATAGAGTTGCCGTGAGTAggaattcaatatttatatacagTTTCGAAATTTGTAATGAAATAAATGAGTCAATACTCCTGGTATGcaaaacaaataaagaaaactATTGCTAAAGGAGTGTCAAATATATgatcatattaaaaaattgtatttgaaGGTATATTCCAATAACTGTATTTAAATGTTTGAGATTGGATTAGATAATATGTCTTTGAAAGGAAATATTTCCAAATTTTAATTGTAGCAAGTAAATGAATAGATTGTGAAATTTGGTAGTAACATATATACCCTAGTAGTTGAGGATCTTAAGGCTTCAGTATTCACAGTAATTCCTCCAATTCCTGCATTATTAACCTGCATTAATGTGAATCTATTAAGAAATGAGtatgtaatttaaatataatttgaactttttatattacaaaataaaaatagaaggaAGGCAATTTCACCTACTAGACaacgattttattttttttaaataatgtattttagaaaaatcaaagtttatttaatttcacGATATTATTGTAATAGTCCATCATGTTTGGtaacattaaatttgaattggaattgaaaatttgaaattgggttgtaatttctattattaattttataattcacaattttaattattttgatttgaaattttaattttatttattttttaatgtttttcaaacaaaatatcttattattttattatttataatctattttacctgttaacccatatatgttttttggaaaatctttttttatttacaaagaaaaaattaaaatagttgtGATTTTACTCAtacttttttatctcttaatcAAGACAATAGTAGTATGTGTGTACCAAAATATCGAGCCGTCCAAATTGGGATTCGACGAAATCCGCTAGAGAAGAAATGCTAGACGGATCCATAACATCGAGACGATGAAAGAACAAAATATCGCCGGATATTCCTATGTCGTCTTTGAGTCTTTCGATGGCTTCAAGGCCTTTCCTCTCATCTCTAGCAGTTAAGACCACAATGACTCCTTTGGAGGCTAACTGCCTGCATATTTCAAACCCTATTCCTCTATTTGCACCTGTCACAACTGCATACCTCTTTGTTGCAAGAAAACTTGATGGTTGTTCTTCTTCCTCATGATCTTCCATGGTTGATAATCTATGAAATTCTGGTCTGATGATTAGTAACAATAAATGTCTCTTTATGGTCCTGCTTCAGTCcttttttttctactttaatTTGGCTTATTGCAATCATTGACATATTCAATTAAGCTATTATTGTTACTTGGTGGATATAGAATAATGCTCATGATGGTTACAATACAACAACATTTTGTATTATTAGGTTGGTTGAGTGGCTTGGAGttggatttttatatattttcttagaaGAGCATGAAAACTATGTTTTGTAccttttagaaaatattaagataacttgtaatttatttttttatttgataagagTTTATTTTCggaaaaactattattatacaTCTCCATTTTAATCAAAGTGTTGTAAGtgagaattaaacttataattttgtctttttttaacTAAGACATTTTGAGCACGTCCAGGGACGGACCCAGAATTTCGAACtagggtgggcttgaaaaaaatttagggtatgcttaaaataataacgagaaaattttgaaaaaaacaagtatataaaagtaaagttttaccattttttttaataattagataaaaaaaaaaatgaattatattaatttttttaaaaaaattaagggtaATGTTATATTTctacctttaaaaaaaaaaaattttttttggCCCTACATAGATTTGTCCCTGAGTAAGTCCGAATTTTTTTAGTTACCCCAACTGccaaatttaacattttagttTGGATCAGTGTTCTAAACGGCGGTAGGCGGTGGCGGAGCGGTAAGTGACTGCCTACTGCCTCGGGTGCCTAAgcggttgaatataaatataataaagatgttctataattatcattttactaaaaaatcaaattaatattctctaatatagtaacatttaacaaaaataagtatgtagACGAGCTGGAGAAGAGATAGATGATTAGATGATCTAAGAAGATGTAGACGATCAAGGATGTTAGGTGAATGAgataaaaaacagaaaagaataggataaatgaattggaatgtaaagagtcatttcaaaatttaaataaatagtgggtgataaagagttttttttttattaaatatatatacgtatattaatattagtaattaattaaataaaaataataaataattaaataatctgacCGCCTCATGTATAGGCGGAGCGGTGTTGAACCGCCTACCGCCTCgaccgccatttagaacacCATTTAGAACAGTGGTTTGGATGTAgacatataaaagaaatatttcaaataaaaatttaaatatatcataaaatgaGCATATTGATTCTATCTGGATATAAATTTAGGTGTAGAGTTGAAGTTCCATAAGAATTGGATAACTAATTTTTAGATAAGTTTCTagttttatttagtataaatattGTAATTGGATGAGATacaaatatcttttaaaataatattttagtttatatatatatatatatatatatatatatatatatttgcatattaatacttttaaaataataattactttttgtttaataaatttataatgacaataatattcttttatatatatatagacatcttctactttattaaatatctttatttattttattgacatatatgatattttaaaacttattgtCATTGtcattatgattattattttaaaatttaaatacctatattttatattttcaaagattttaatctaattttaaaaaactatactttttttataaacatctaatttttaatcaaattggtTGGACACATTTGTTCAATTAAGACTCAATCTACCTATGCTTAGAAAACAAACATGGGCTTCAATAATTAACAACAATTACAAATACAGATAAACAATTTACAAAGTGATTGATACACTTGTCAAACATTCATTCCATGGGAAATCCAATATCTAACCTTAATCACcacccaaaatatatataaattacaaatcAAACACAAGTTCATATAAAATGTAAGACTtgtttaacttataaaattcaaaacttCATCAAAATGGCAAGTAAAgagtataaaatatgttaaagaaCTTATTCCCAACTAATAGTTATGTCCACTAAGTGAGCAAATTTGTTGAATCAGCTTTAAGTGAGAAAATAAGAAACCAAATTGAGGCATCTCATTTCTCATGAACAAGAGGGCTGTAGATGGGAAACCACATGTTGTTGGTCACATATTCAACTATCTCCTCCTGCAAccacattttaaattttattatagtatatctcaaaataacttatttgtttattaatcgAGATTCGTTTTAAAACTATAATCAATCATACAAATTTGTATTAATGTTGTGTTCTTTAGTTGGAAAGAGAACCAGTTCCATATGGAAACACTTTATGAAGTTGAGTCTATGTCTGAATCtgaattagaaaaattataaacaaatttatgaatatatgtcAAATTTCAACTTTTTTGTTTTCTCGTCAAAACACAGACCCTGCTCCATATCTAGTTACAAGGAAGTGTTTTCAAATCAACATAATTGGGTCTATTTGAAAAGACATGTATTTTTGTGAATTCAGTTTCTAAACATGACATGaaaagtgtttctaaatgaAGCTGATCTATAAACTGAAAAATAATGCAGTCGGAAAATTGTAAAGTGAAGTAAAATCATACCTTTGACATATGAGTGAGCTCCTTGGCTCCGACTTCACCATGTCCTTCTGCCAGATCTTCAGAAATAGCTGTCTGAACTACAGCCACTCCAACTTCGGCAGTTATGTGCCGAATACTGCAAATATGTGTTGGAAAAATGTGAATATATGTTGGGTTAAGTTTTATAAGATTGTGATCAGACTTTGCCAAGTAGTTTAGATCATCATCACCTTTTAATAGAAGGAAACAAAATGCCCTTTTGAATTTCTTCATCAGTCATGTATGAAGCAAGGCTGCTCAGGTTCATCATCAAAAGTAAAATGAATATCAGCAACCAAAAGATAATATGATTGTTTAAgctcaataataaaaaataaaaatttaagataataaaaaacactgatattttgatgtgTATAACTGCAGAtataggattatttgaaaaaaatatatatattaaaaccttTTAATCTGTAtgctttttttcttttttctaataGGAATATATTGAAATGATTAAGGTCTGTTTGATGTGGATTAAATCTGTTTATCCAAACAATTCCACTTACACTTAACTCATTCATTAAAATGCATAACTACTCCAatagcctatttggaaactaatCTTTTGTCAAGATCACGATCCCATAGGAAATTGAAAGTGTTTTTTCTTTCTGTTTGGTTAAAGAATATTAATGAGAAGATTGTACCGTTCAGAAGCTGCTTGCAACATTCCATCCGAAATAAAGCGAGCACCTGAAAGAAGAGCTCCCAACCCAATCCTGAATAATTCAAAGTTAATAGATAAGTTTTCATACATTAAGCATTTGCATGATAACTGATAAGCAATAAGATTAGTCACAAACCCAGGGAACAGGTACATATTGTTTGCTTGATTTACATGGCCTACTTTTCCATTGCCTGTCGAGCCAAACCAAAAAGGTTAAGCTAAAACACATTGAACTATGATTTTGTATTGATCAACATGAAGATTGAAGAGAGATCCTACCAAGGTCAACATGATCAAAAGGGCTCCCACTTGCGAATACTATGTTTCCACCCGCATGCTTAAAAGCATCAATAGCAGTGCATTCAGCTGTCACAGACAATACAATATTGAATTTCCTTGAAGAAAACAATGGAAGAAAATTAAtggaaaaaggaaagaaatagATTCGGTGCCAGACCATTGTTTGTGGGATTTGACATAGCAAAAATGGCAGGCTTTTTAGAATCGGATTGCTGCATGGCCTTGAGCACCTGAAGTATATACGGGTAGGGTTGTTACTTACAAAGGCAAAATAACCCTAGAAAATAGAGTACAAGAATTTGGAGGAATTTGTCTGGTGCTAATTTGATTTTACCGTGGTTAATGAAATCTTAGATTTAAAAAAGAAGTTGGAGCAATTATGACTGTTGTATAAATTTGTTCAATATGCTTCACATTGGCATTTAATCTATCAAATAGTAGAAGCCTCAACAACATAAAATGATGATGGATAATGGGATAGATGTTTTGctacacatttttttttcacattgaTCATCATTAAGAAAGATCTAAATTTGTTATGTTGgttaaaatcataataatctagaaaataatttggatcGTCATTCAAAAAGTAGATCATGatctagaagaagaagaagaagaaaaatacaTCAACTgaaatttgaaacaaaaaaattactatatttggatcatgatctagaaaataatttgtataagaaaaaataaattaaacctacaaaaaacattttcaaatttaactttGTCGATTTTTTAATGATCTTGGTTGTGACAGCTTCATGTAGGTTCAATGAAACAATGTCTGCACCATCATTGGTTATATCTTTCTCTTTGACAtggaaataaacaaaagaaaaagaatgaaagatgattttgacctcttcattaaagATGCCACCAACCCCAGACAAACCAAGGAGCACATGAGGCTTCACCTTTTTAACCTGATTAACAATCCAATCAAACAATTAGTAGCTCTAAAGAACATTTTAAACGCATGCAGTCACtgaaaattgaagttgaattacTTTAAACTAATCTTATATTCAGATAACAGAAAATATCGATGCAATTTTTCATTGCCAGACGGGAGCAACCCGAAAGGCATGCTTATCGAATTTACCACTTCAAGGACGCTAGCTCCATCCGTAAGTCCCAATCCTTCTATTTCTGCGGAGGTTTTAACAAGTCGTGCAGCTGCTGGATCAATATTCTTTCTCCCCTTGGTGATAAGACCCTGCATATTTAGACCAGAAAGTAAGACCCAATATGTGTAATAACAAGTCATTGTTTTCATAATAAAATGCAATTTCATTGCAATGACATTTAGGGATTGTTTGATGTGACTTGTACCATAATCACTTAttctatcaaatcatttaaattatcaaaacaccctgattatttataacattttaaaatactaaGTATATTATGCTACTTTGGTTTAGAAAAAAAGGGGGGAGGGGGCAGCCATGTAAAATGAGTCATTTCATTTGAAGAATTAAAAGAAGGCATAAGCAGAAGAagaatgaaatgaataattagtAGGACAAGCAACCCTATTTGGAACGTTTTTGTTTTTACTTCTGTATCTGGAAACGTTTCCAGATATTCTGTCTCTGACAAAATTTCATTTCCAAACGTTTTTATATCTAAAAACATTTCAAGATACAGAAGAAGCAAAGAACATAAGAATTTTCAAATGGGGATCTGACTCCAATATGCTAGTTGCTTTGTAATAGGCAATGTGACCGAATTAGGCCAGTGTGAAAAGGAGCTATACATACATCTTTATCGAGCAGGAAAAACTGAGGATTTGCAGAACTTCCAGACATTCTTGAAACAGCCTGCAAAGCCATGTTAAGAACGCCAAGCCCTGCACTGAGAGACAGATAAGAAAATGTGAAGATACAAGGCAGAATCCAAGTGGTGCATAGACAATAAACAAGTCATCCATAGTCTTCATGCCAGAATAAGCTGGTACCTTCCAGCTCCAACAACAATGATCTTTTGATTAACAAAGTCACTCAATGGTCGACCTTGAGCTCTTACAGTTCCAAGTAGTCCTGCAAGCGCAACACCAGCAGTTCCCTTCACAACAACAAGAAGACGATCATTCAATAACTTTGTAGAAGAGGTCAAAATGCCTGATGAAATCTACAGTAAACCTAAttctcaaaaaaagaaaaaaagaatctCAAGTAAATCTAACTAAGAGAAGAAAATGGACAAAGTCCCAACCTGTATGTCATCATTGAACATACAACATTTTTTTCGGTATCGCTGCAGTGTTTCAAAAGCCCACTTCATCTGAAAGTCTTCAAACTGTAGCATTATGGATCAATTAATTAGTAGAAATTCTTATTTTACATGGAAAATATCTATTCCTTTTGCAAGAAATTGACCTGCACAACAGCCTTTGGCCAACGCGCATGAACTGCTTCCATAAATTCATCAACTATTTCAAGATATTCTTCTCCTTCTAGTCTGGGTTGCCGTACGCCTAAATCTGTAAAACCATAACTATTCAGAAAGAATTCCTAACACTGGAGGCAAATAATGGCTTTACAAGATCCTTAAAGTGTATGGCACTTAGTAGGTTAGTGGGTCAGTAGCTTATAAATAGTAGAGTGTGTATTATTTGGAGCAAGGAATGTAATAGTATTGAAACTTGATTATCTCCTCTAAAGGCTTAGGTCATTCTCGTCTCGTCTACAATTCttctttaaatttaatgtttgacTCATTAAGATATTTATCCAAAGTGCAAcactatttaatatatacaatatttctACAGACACTAAAGATCAAATCAGGTAGAACCAATATCACGGTTAATGGCAAATAGCACAGAACGAGAAGCAGGCTAACGAATTTTATGGCATGCAAACAAAATCTATTAAGTGGGCAGTTTATATTAGCATTAAAAAGACACTTGGAAAACCAGTTGAATTACCAAGCTGAAAAGGAAAGCactaaattaacaataaatctACTTACAGAGAGGATCTTCAAGAAGCTTTTGGTTGTTGGTCCCAACATCAAGCATAACAGGGAGGATCTGTCAGAGGGATAAAGCTACATTAATATAAGAAGTGGCATAATATGGTTACATAATTGGGCCTTTTCGAAAACTTTTTGTATCTGGACCTATATCGAACAAGAAACAaccaataatattttgaaactttCTCACCCTGAGTTCAATTTCCAAATGAAACCAATATGATAACAAATCCAAACATTAGAAGCCTAGTGGTGTCAGACCAGCTTGCTTATGAATTCCCTAACTGGTTTATGGAAGCTCCACACAAAATAAATTGCTAGTTTTGGTCCAAAGAGCTTTAAATGAGATGGTAAGTTAACCACCCAAGCTAGTCCATGCATATCATAATTTTCTACTCAAGCTTATGTTGTCCCTTGTTCAGTTAGACAATCCTCTTCACATATTTTTCCATCCTAATCATTCCTAAGattcaattaattttacataAGGACACACAAAAAGCCTAGAAAACTATTCTCAAAGAAAATAATGTATCCACCATTCATTGCACAGCAAATCAGGGATTTGCACATGCATATTTGTGAAAGAGATGAAATGGAGCATACTCTCTGTGGATTAATTCCCGCAGCAGCAACATACATATCAAGTTTCCCAATTGGTATTCCAATTCCCTGAACGCCTAGGTCCCCCAAACCAAGAATACGACTTCCATCTGTAAGCACAATCATGTCAACCTACCAAAATAGACAAACCACAAAAGTTAACTGTCTCCACTGAATTGAGCAGAACAAGTGGCCATGTGAACATGTTGTTTTGTTGTAATTTACAGGTTCTAGTAGGGAAATTCAGGAAAAGATTTTGTCTAAATACTATAATCACCCAAAAAGTAACATGATAGAATGAATACCTGAGTAGAAGGCCAGTTATATATCATGGACATCATCTCTCCTTTATCTTTAGCACTAAAATACATTCCCCTTGGACGTCTAAACAATCCTGAGTAGTTTTGACACACCAATCCAACAGTTGGTGTGTAT is part of the Impatiens glandulifera chromosome 1, dImpGla2.1, whole genome shotgun sequence genome and encodes:
- the LOC124918917 gene encoding (+)-neomenthol dehydrogenase-like, whose translation is MEDHEEEEQPSSFLATKRYAVVTGANRGIGFEICRQLASKGVIVVLTARDERKGLEAIERLKDDIGISGDILFFHRLDVMDPSSISSLADFVESQFGRLDILVNNAGIGGITVNTEALRSSTTREGVEINWKDYMSQTYEMAIKCLETNYYGVKRTIEALIPFLHLSNSPRIVNVSSTAGKLQFVSNEWAIGILGDEENLSEERVDEVLREFLRDFEADLLEAKGWPSYLSAYTLSKAAMNAYTRIMAKRHPNNFMINSVCPGYVKTNSYAGLLTVQEGAVSPVTLALSSEEGHSGLFFSRKHISSF
- the LOC124918914 gene encoding NAD-dependent malic enzyme 59 kDa isoform, mitochondrial; its protein translation is MWRLTRSAASNLRRSRCFSTAIPGPCIVHKRGADILHDPWFNKDTGFPLTERDRLGLRGLLPPRVISFEQQHARFMESYKSLEKNTQGQPDGIVSLAKWRILNRLHDRNETLYYRVLIDHIEDFAPIIYTPTVGLVCQNYSGLFRRPRGMYFSAKDKGEMMSMIYNWPSTQVDMIVLTDGSRILGLGDLGVQGIGIPIGKLDMYVAAAGINPQRILPVMLDVGTNNQKLLEDPLYLGVRQPRLEGEEYLEIVDEFMEAVHARWPKAVVQFEDFQMKWAFETLQRYRKKCCMFNDDIQGTAGVALAGLLGTVRAQGRPLSDFVNQKIIVVGAGSAGLGVLNMALQAVSRMSGSSANPQFFLLDKDGLITKGRKNIDPAAARLVKTSAEIEGLGLTDGASVLEVVKKVKPHVLLGLSGVGGIFNEEVLKAMQQSDSKKPAIFAMSNPTNNAECTAIDAFKHAGGNIVFASGSPFDHVDLGNGKVGHVNQANNMYLFPGIGLGALLSGARFISDGMLQAASERLASYMTDEEIQKGILFPSIKSIRHITAEVGVAVVQTAISEDLAEGHGEVGAKELTHMSKEEIVEYVTNNMWFPIYSPLVHEK